The following proteins are encoded in a genomic region of Sorangiineae bacterium MSr12523:
- a CDS encoding acylphosphatase: MANKGVHLVVKGRVTGVFFRASAQREARRLGITGWVKNRNDGAVEIRAEGEEDAIKEIIGWAQHGPSAARVDSVDVRWKSYTGEFFDFRIEQ, from the coding sequence ATGGCCAACAAGGGAGTTCATCTCGTCGTCAAAGGGCGAGTCACGGGAGTTTTTTTTCGAGCTTCGGCACAACGCGAGGCCCGTCGCCTCGGCATCACGGGTTGGGTGAAAAACCGCAACGATGGCGCGGTTGAGATCCGTGCCGAGGGTGAGGAAGACGCCATCAAGGAGATCATCGGTTGGGCCCAGCATGGTCCGTCGGCCGCACGCGTCGACAGTGTGGATGTGCGCTGGAAGAGCTACACCGGCGAGTTTTTCGACTTCCGCATCGAGCAATAA
- a CDS encoding UDP-3-O-acyl-N-acetylglucosamine deacetylase: MTSLLRGRGLFGGRPAAVTLRLESGPLRLDGVPLSEYAYVPSPRTTAIVAKQARQARKIGTVEHLLAAFGGLGVHQGVAIELEGDELPILDGAAAQWCAALAELGAARSAPPCRIARAGEVRVGTSIYAFAPGPAPEVAVTLDYPQAHLELRAEWRGDPDEFARRIAPARTFALAGEIAALADSGMMAHVDPESVVVVDEHSVHSAGIPAAPDEPARHKLLDLVGDLVLHGGPHEGRIEAFRPGHAATHEAMARARAMGIVVDR, from the coding sequence GTGACCAGTTTGCTTCGAGGTCGAGGCCTCTTCGGCGGTCGACCCGCTGCCGTGACCTTGCGCCTCGAAAGCGGACCCCTGCGCCTCGACGGGGTTCCGCTTTCCGAATACGCGTACGTCCCATCGCCCCGCACCACGGCGATCGTCGCGAAACAGGCTAGACAAGCGCGAAAAATAGGCACGGTGGAGCACCTCTTGGCGGCGTTTGGTGGCCTCGGGGTTCACCAAGGTGTGGCCATCGAGCTCGAGGGCGACGAGCTTCCCATCCTGGATGGCGCCGCAGCCCAATGGTGTGCCGCCCTCGCTGAGCTCGGCGCAGCTCGCTCGGCGCCGCCCTGCCGCATCGCCCGCGCTGGCGAGGTCCGTGTAGGCACAAGCATCTACGCCTTCGCGCCAGGCCCCGCGCCGGAAGTCGCCGTCACCCTGGACTACCCGCAGGCTCATCTCGAGCTGCGCGCCGAGTGGCGCGGCGATCCCGACGAGTTTGCCCGCCGCATCGCGCCCGCGCGCACCTTTGCTCTCGCGGGCGAAATCGCCGCCCTCGCCGACAGTGGCATGATGGCGCACGTCGACCCGGAGAGCGTCGTCGTCGTGGACGAACACTCCGTGCACTCTGCAGGCATCCCCGCTGCACCCGACGAACCGGCTCGCCACAAGCTGCTCGATCTGGTCGGCGACCTCGTACTCCATGGTGGCCCGCACGAGGGCCGCATCGAAGCCTTTCGTCCCGGGCACGCGGCCACGCACGAGGCCATGGCCCGCGCACGCGCCATGGGCATCGTCGTCGATCGATAG